In a single window of the Neodiprion virginianus isolate iyNeoVirg1 chromosome 1, iyNeoVirg1.1, whole genome shotgun sequence genome:
- the LOC124310409 gene encoding A-kinase anchor protein 9-like isoform X4: protein MDEDEKRQRALEAGREMLAKYKAERLYSAHNSSGNQSAEPSDAESSRNEAQVRSTETRGANVSMNVSLRDLTHSSVSMSEGEGEGDLEGMAGRVAELEELLEGKEAVVEALNAEIENLRGEASSPNSSQSRASSINYKDLVLTYHAKLQEFERAVNQRDNLIEDLTASLEQTLSARDYLLTQVNTLNAMQLEQRTTPVEDIEPFHVKIEKLENELANQKMLTEEFKLQMNKSNEDRKKLEMESETQKAEINDYKLQINQLNERIRIGAAENNLNITETLEQQKQYEARVDKIKRDMQIILEKFTTETKANAEKHQNELKELSSSHSNELSRVKEDYKKQLKLVIEENRTLSDHLNRDLPDLETRHAKELSVFQTQLTTYKKTVEALKLELVNHSEAQRTAQAEVVLYKSRVEDLTLQMEANRRQHSLKSKAEKEMLQEQIKLHKIQLDEITSKYVAASSVLESKESIERSLEQALTNVTVLKQDNEALKFKLDDLSAKYSAAQSLIENSQVQERSMSSKIFDLEKSLSRFSGVSFNTGSEFNETTYQTFDEVALQFQMTKQRLEEKALMEKQLVERINGLENDVSKTTEDLVQANERLEKTTQELHKVNQELEKTNQVNRTYEKQLNDLKNSQDKSKGKLDQVDETTPGSTELFQGSLYFGQDEETPKEITDLPKGAKSGEVQLLKDKIELFERENKNLQNQLDQLKNDKLECARKIIALNEKLKESEEESAQLKKGLAAAWEQCAEVEEKLNQTLAANESCLNESALNISIQDSKLPDQLETINDSARAQEILDKMDVKLIEKGVQAEVTNIQDLEKKIDDLNTEKAAIVKENENLIRLQRNYEEVSEKLEKLQQNFDKLQQERQRLIEENEYLTNKQSKEDINSLQLEIEKLTKEKESLVNEKIALIKQNEGLIEEHAKEMDEIKAQTVNDVQKLKSLSFGTSDNALSLSDLKAELETRHSKEMEELRTYFEQKCLQMEKQYSEEVFSQQSKKMSDNDSEIEELTDDLYFGGGGDCLNVLDVPGRSSKTDSELKSKIDSNEDENIAKSMAEGSEKVASIQQELFLKVEELEKLKSEYEEKLVEQQKLHNSMVQKLSERTEKRGLIKLVNQPCQTDLDPIAVESGELTELRAAYSHQLEEQVALAKLDIVNALQEQIQALLSADETDAQQSWPAELLELRDKFTDGSKREIQELKEQHIAELARLKEEHTRLLNRTIERHEDELTKIKVASRGGGKTGSEDGNLSSENLLIRERDNLHKTCLTLKNLVTELINYFTMCEEEVNNTLISEVLKTQLSKSMEMKDDQEDTSTKETGDKTEDFQNTTCPAEKQTPSKPTVTKIKRVHFAPRYSGIQTLMNDDNTLFELIERDKDVTHELKVELDNCLDRLKSEAAQILGVSSTPEESKIDMLAKQVLWSSKVNEELGVKFEEAENMIFNYEQENEHLKVKIHELQLKLTSIENKKEIISEGYGEHEESGVDVTTENLSQLQERVRTVISNGGGENSYLLQLIEDLCRQGDKAADEAKKEKEDLQLQQVSFDPTPPPYIHRVCCRKIEAADKQLRATRKFLEEQAGEREAERDEAARKIEVLIEQLREKDREKERDQRITSEQSSLSPVPPSTYAVTRVLRPTDIEATVEALESQMHEMSSMMSEAEARKSEVESELKAAIDKIWVLRDIITDLEQQVQAKTEREDALQTQINQMEELINVQTKNQQELAQELDAIKMGSENVHLNEHIDHLQEELRKHKLSTEHFDVNSLAMKQIKLELRDMDVQLDKRIKDLEALHMCGSNLSLSQPSEDVSVREQIDASRCPTPDDPQSPPTLPLDHILKLKEKMIKHGRAEEVAFRRIKDLEMQMTALKNQNEELQAEQEILQQTNSEQLFQIEAMRGRLEQQKQSAPFAQRQATSRLELQLHEVNAKVHSLEREVADKDLQIKDTEMRLERANKLLLEKEGEIASVVQVENNTIQKLRDRLEVIEGEKKLLEEKVGSQERVQQELPQLLDSMLEDKNEEIDHLKDQLSKKEKQLEIYLSLNLDESQLKELMKQAEPKNSARTLSDILSINSECEEFPEAIREHVNLTQTLPYNISNLRTAGDASQLKYVSQISPMVMIEPNKTSTDVPRLELHSQSRSLSESCIPRSHSSTGVELVRSVSESKSPTNEENDGSNHENLRSRNVIENEANDENLSVERLSMETGESGVFKEGETSAEGINESANQCPRHGNRSNESLSPRKSGEESNQRLIQDMENQLRKVKEELEIKSKKLTERETELNTMQHDLLELRTELKETIETLTWDKFFYKEQFELAQASESKIKSDLLEVENNLKFKTEELIEYKGKMQTNEKIITELKKENSRMIEEFDEKLKTQLKKIDVTLQEKAQELKNLKEIIFEKDITIETLGTRNIEIENENKQLYEYKTRFETCREELSNCQIEVQRLTEGLNNRDLLIRRLEDMARRSSLSGASSPSENKDQEIHHLQEHLKEKDKVIRQMSDDSKSLQRALETIQNKMKESGNVVELRKKLKDERKMNMELKEVVVKLQEELEHFRIASHQASEDEGDIEDMVQRELQVSARLDKQIMSAIESETEESGGTKRRIERHACNSLDIEPVDQAKQEKIAQKYNDVRLKLKQANKSNEELTKLKDDLEIVVDMLKSQVTEYENRILQIKSDLEEESGTVTRLNEELAKEKDMSRHLRIRYEREQTANHQAQKHDSELITTLRMKIEASLDAEEKLRSQLSDIRRDHKRIETELNTVKEKLKNQKVADTVGLKEQYLQEMIEAEQKKYVTVAEKCEKEERKNVELADSIRRIVNEKSKYERELEMLNDDREKLASKLALVEGIKEHLETDLKRTRDELRAREGECEWLQKRIDTITEAEAKRQQQRTDEHNELKSLRREVANAREVMVDLEADMSHLKKQLAKSHEKQEQYIQCIETQRVTLADLMKKLTSAQDEEKRLKDVINDMQNDLQMSVKRELELTSELQRERLCGEKNVPVKFVQKIQDLNESLQKHLNEKSILHDKLARAREDKEQLLARVRILEQNQSTNTAGAMSGEMVEKLQHFYGKFLRTDSRRKALAYQKRYLLCVVGGYQLSEENTLSVLAQLTLVQREHTTNRNNKKSPRVRFRCAALAIISIRRMKWLIGRWRTGRRIGANAVLGNPDQSFIMLRKTSSNNHSPPVRDRPSNLRDGGLGGFPLEHFIDRFVSIEKKMDHALIDVGQLTSD from the exons ATGAACGTGTCATTGAGAGATTTAACTCATAGCAGTGTTAGTATGAGCGAAGGAGAGGGTGAAGGTGACTTGGAAGGAATGGCAGGAAGAGTAGCAGAGCTGGAAGAATTACTTGAAGGGAAAGAGGCGGTAGTGGAGGCTCTTAATGctgagattgaaaatttaagggGTGAAGCATCATCTCCAAATTCATCACAAAGTCGTGCTAGTAGTATTAATTATAAGGATCTTGTGCTAACTTATCACGCCAAGCTTCAAGAGTTTGAAAGAGCTGTCAATCAACGTGACAATCTCATCGAAGATTTAACCGCATCTCTGGAACAAACACTTTCAGCTAGAGACTATCTGTTGACTCAGGTAAATACCTTGAATGCAATGCAGTTGGAGCAGCGAACTACTCCAGTTGAAGACATCGAACCATTtcatgtgaaaattgaaaaattagagAATGAGTTAGCGAATCAAAAAATGCTAACAGAGGAGTTTAAATTGCAAATGAATAAGTCCAACGAAGATAGGAAGAAGTTGGAAATGGAAAGTGAAACACAGAAGGCTGAAATAAACGACTACAAGCTTCAGATTAATCAGTTGAATGAAAGAATTCGCATCGGAGCAGCAGAAAACAATTTGAACATTACAGAAACATTAGAGCAGCAGAAACAATACGAAGCTCGTGTTGACAAAATTAAACGGGACATGCAAATAATTTTAGAGAAATTTACGACTGAAACTAAGGCAAATGCAGAAAAGCACCAAAATGAGTTGAAG GAGTTGTCATCATCTCATAGCAACGAATTGAGTCGGGTTAAGGAGGATTACAAAAAACAGTTAAAACTAGTGATAGAAGAAAATAGAACCTTGTCCGATCATTTAAACAGAGATTTGCCAGATCTTGAAACTAGACATGCTAAAGAACTATCTGTATTTCAAACACAGCTAACAACCTACAAAAAAACTGTTGAAGCATTGAAATTGGAGTTGGTTAACCACTCCGAAGCACAGAGAACAGCCCAGGCTGAAGTTGTATTGTACAAGTCCCGCGTTGAGGATCTTACCTTACAGATGGAGGCGAATCGTCGTCAGCATTCATTGAAGAGTAAGGCGGAAAAAGAAATGTTACAGGAGCAAATAAAGCTGCATAAAATTCAGCTTGATGAAATAACTTCGAAATATGTGGCTGCTTCTAGTGTATTAGAATCCAAGGAGAGCATCGAACGATCTCTAGAGCAAGCTCTGACAAATGTAACCGTCCTGAAGCAGGATAATGAGGCactaaaattcaaattggatGATCTCTCAGCGAAATATTCGGCAGCGCAATCGCTCATAGAGAATAGCCAAGTTCAAGAGAGATCTATGAGCAGCAAAATATttgatttggaaaaatcaTTGTCAAGATTCAGCGGAGTCAGCTTCAACACAGGAAGCGAGTTCAACGAAACCACCTACCAAACCTTCGACGAAGTCGCTTTACAGTTTCAAATGACGAAACAGAGATTGGAGGAAAAAGCATTGATGGAAAAGCAATTAGTTGAGAGGATCAATGGATTGGAAAATGATGTTTCCAAGACTACTGAAGACTTGGTACAGGCTAATGAGAGATTGGAGAAAACTACTCAAGAGTTGCATAAAGTCAATCAGGAGTTGGAAAAGACTAATCAGGTGAATCGGACGTATGAGAAACAGTTGAACGACTTGAAAAATTCCCAAGACAAAAGTAAGGGCAAGTTGGATCAAGTGGATGAGACAACTCCTGGTTCGACCGAACTTTTCCAAGGTTCGTTGTACTTTGGACAAGATGAGGAAACACCCAAGGAAATTACAGATTTGCCAAAGGGAGCGAAATCTGGGGAAGTGCAACTTTTGAAAGATAAAATTGAGTTGTTcgaacgtgaaaataaaaacttacaAAATCAGCTTGATCAATTAAAGAACGATAAACTTGAATGCGCTAGAAAAATTATTGCgctaaatgaaaaattgaaagaatctGAGGAGGAGTCTGCCCAATTGAAGAAAGGACTTGCAGCTGCTTGGGAACAATGTGCAGAGGTTGAGGAAAAGCTGAATCAAACCTTGGCTGCCAACGAAAGTTGCCTTAACGAATCTGCACTGAATATCTCGATTCAGGACAGCAAATTGCCAGATCAATTGGAAACTATAAATGACTCTGCTCGGGCACAGGAAATATTAGATAAGATGGATGTCAAGTTGATTGAAAAAGGTGTGCAAGCAGAAGTGACTAATATTCAAgacttggagaaaaaaattgatgactTGAACACGGAAAAGGCAGCCATTgtcaaagaaaatgaaaacctAATTAGGCTTCAGAGGAATTACGAAGAAGTAAGTGAGAAATTGGAGAAATTACAGCAAAATTTCGACAAACTTCAGCAGGAGAGACAGAGgttaattgaagaaaatgaatatttaaccAATAAGCAATCAAAAGAAGATATAAATAGTCTCCaattggaaatagaaaaattgacgaaagaAAAGGAGTCACTTGTAAACGAAAAGATTGCCCTGATTAAGCAGAATGAAGGGTTGATAGAAGAACATGCCAAAGAAATGGATGAAATTAAAGCACAAACAGTAAACGATGTACAGAAATTGAAGTCGCTTTCGTTTGGGACAAGTGACAATGCATTGAGCTTGAGCGATTTGAAAGCCGAACTCGAGACTCGTCATTCCAAGGAAATGGAAGAACTAAGGACATACTTTGAGCAAAAGTGTTTACAGATGGAAAAACAGTATTCTGAAGAGGTATTCAGTCAGCAGTCAAAGAAAATGTCTGACAACGACAGCGAGATAGAAGAATTAACTGACGATCTGTACTTTGGCGGTGGTGGCGACTGTCTAAACGTTTTGGATGTTCCTGGGCGAAGTTCAAAGACAGATAGCGAACTTAAGAGCAAAATTGATTCTAATGAGGATGAGAATATCGCAAAATCAATGGCGGAAGGCTCAGAAAAAGTCGCCTCGATACAGCAGGAGCTGTTCTTGAAAGTAGAGGAACTTGAGAAACTGAAATCAGAGTACGAGGAAAAGCTGGTTGAACAACAAAAACTGCATAACAGCATGGTGCAGAAGCTGTCGGAACGAACCGAAAAACGAGGACTAATCAAACTGGTCAATCAG CCATGTCAAACGGACTTGGATCCAATTGCTGTGGAAAGTGGCGAATTGACCGAATTGAGAGCTGCCTACAGTCACCAGTTAGAGGAACAGGTCGCGTTGGCCAAGCTTGACATCGTCAACGCACTCCAGGAACAGATTCAG GCATTGCTGTCAGCTGATGAAACAGATGCTCAGCAGAGTTGGCCTGCAGAACTGCTCGAGCTACGTGACAAATTCACTGATGGTTCTAAACGTGAAATCCAAGAACTCAAAGAGCAGCACATTGCTGAATTGGCCCGGCTTAAGGAAGAACACACACGTCTTTTAAACCGAACTATCGAACGCCATGAAGACGAATTGACGAAAATTAAAGTGGCATCCAGAGGTGGTGGAAAAACGGGTTCAGAAGACGGAAATTTGAGTTCGGAAAATCTTCTGATTAGAGAAAG GGACAATTTGCATAAGACCTGTTTGACACTGAAAAATCTTGTAACAGAGTTGATCAATTACTTTACAATGTGCGAAGAAGAGGTAAACAATACTCTAATATCTGAGGTACTGAAAACGCAGTTGTCAAAGTCCATGGAAATGAAAGACGATCAAGAAGATACGTCGACGAAAGAAACTGGAGATAAAACTGAAGATTTCCAGAACACCACGTGCCCTGCGGAAAAACAGACTCCTTCTAAACCCAcagttacaaaaattaaaagagtTCATTTCGCGCCTAGGTATTCAGGCATCCAAACGCTGATGAACGACGATAATACCTTGTTCGAATTAATAGAAAGGGATAAAGACGTTACCCACGAGTTGAAAGTTGAGTTGGACAATTGTTTAGATCGACTAAAATCAGAGGCCGCCCAAATATTGGGAGTATCATCGACACCTGAAGAGTCTAAAATCGATATGCTTGCGAAGCAAGTTTTGTGGTCGAGCAAAGTGAACGAAGAGCTTGGTGTGAAATTCGAGGAGGCTGAAAATATGATATTCAACTACGAGCAAGAAAACGAACATCTGAAAGTGAAAATTCACGAGTTACAGCTCAAGTTAACTTCTAtagaaaacaagaaagaaatcaTCAGCGAAGGTTATGGCGAACATGAGGAGTCGGGTGTCGACGTTACGACGGAGAATTTATCCCAACTTCAAGAAAGAG TGAGAACTGTGATATCAAACGGAGGTGGCGAAAATTCCTACCTGTTGCAGTTAATCGAAGATTTGTGCAGACAAGGGGACAAAGCTGCAGATGAAGcgaagaaggagaaagaagACTTGCAGTTGcag CAGGTATCTTTTGACCCTACTCCTCCCCCATACATTCACAGGGTTTGCTGCCGAAAG ATCGAAGCAGCGGATAAACAGTTGCGTGCTACGCGTAAGTTCCTTGAGGAACAAGCCGGCGAACGAGAAGCTGAAAGAGACGAAGCAGCTCGTAAAATTGAAGTGCTTATTGAGCAGCTTAGAGAAAAGGATCGCGAAAAGGAACGTGATCAACGTATCACCTCAGAG CAGTCTTCGCTATCGCCTGTACCACCATCAACTTATGCAGTCACCCGCGTGCTTCGTCCAACTGACATCGAAGCAACC GTGGAAGCTCTTGAATCCCAGATGCACGAGATGTCTTCTATGATGTCCGAGGCTGAGGCGCGAAAGTCTGAGGTTGAGAGCGAATTGAAGGCAGCTATTGACAAGATATGGGTATTGCGAGATATTATCACTGACTTGGAACAGCAGGTTCAAGCAAAAACGGAACGTGAAGATGCTCTGCAGACCCAGATCAATCAGATGGAAGAATTGATCAATGTACAAACTAAAAATCAACAGGAACTTGCCCAAGAATTAGACGCGATTAAAATGGGCAGCGAGAATGTTCATTTGAATGAGCACATCGATCATCTTCAA GAGGAACTTAGAAAGCACAAATTGAGCACCGAACACTTCGACGTTAATTCGTTGGCTATGAAACAGATCAAATTGGAATTACGCGATATGGACGTACAATTGGACAAGAGAATAAAAGATCTGGAAGCACTGCACATGTGCGGTTCTAACTTGAGCCTAAGCCAGCCCAGCGAGGACGTGTCTGTTAGAGAACAGATTGATGCTTCTCGATGCCCAACGCCAGACGATCCTCAATCGCCTCCTACCTTGCCGCTCGATCATATTCTtaaactgaaagaaaaaatgataaaacacgGTAGAGCCGAAGAGGTCGCCTTCAGGAGAATTAAGGACCTGGAAATGCAGATGACGGCTCTGAAAAATCAGAACGAA GAACTACAGGCTGAGCAAGAAATATTACAGCAAACTAATTCAGAACAATTGTTCCAAATTGAAGCTATGCGTGGTCGATTGGAACAGCAGAAACAGAGTGCTCCTTTTGCTCAGAGACAGGCTACTTCACGCTTGGAATTACAGTTACATGAAGTGAACGCCAAAGTTCACTCCTTGGAACGCGAAGTAGCTGATAAGGATTTACAG ATAAAAGATACTGAAATGCGATTGGAGAGAGCGAATAAATTGTTGCTTGAAAAAGAAGGTGAGATTGCAAGCGTTGTTCAAGTCGAGAACAATACTATTCAGAAGCTTCGAGATCGTCTAGAAGTCAttgaaggagagaaaaaattgttggag GAAAAAGTTGGATCACAGGAGCGAGTTCAGCAAGAGTTACCACAGTTGCTTGACTCGATGCTGGAGgataaaaatgaggaaattGATCACCTCAAAGATCAACTAtctaaaaaggaaaaacaattaGAAATATACTTGTCGTTGAATTTGGATGAAAGTCAGTTGAAAGAATTGATGAAGCAAGCTGAGCCAAAGAACAGCGCACGTACATTGAGCGATATTCTTTCAATTAATTCAGAGTGTGAAGAATTCCCAGAAGCTATCAGAGAACATGTTAATCTGACGCAAACCTTGCCATACAATATTTCCAATTTACGAACTGCTGGTGATGCTAGCCAGTTGAAATACGTCAGCCAGATATCCCCGATGGTTATGATTGAGCCGAATAAAACTAGCACTGATGTTCCTCGACTGGAGTTACACTCCCAGTCTCGTAGCTTGTCAGAAAGTTGCATACCTCGTTCTCATAGTTCGACCGGTGTTGAATTAGTTCGCAGTGTATCCGAATCTAAGTCGCCGACAAATGAGGAAAATGATGGTTCGAACCACGAGAATCTGAGATCTCGTAACGTCATAGAGAACGAAGCAAATGATGAAAATCTCTCGGTGGAACGATTGTCCATGGAAACTGGTGAGTCTGGTGTATTCAAGGAGGGCGAAACCTCGGCTGAGGGAATAAACGAAAGTGCTAATCAGTGTCCAAGACATGGGAATAGATCAAACGAGTCGCTGAGTCCACGCAAATCCGGCGAAGAGTCAAATCAGAGACTTATTCAAGACATGGAGAATCAATTAAGGAAAGTGAAAGAAGAACTCGAAATTAAGTCAAAGAAATTGACAGAACGAGAAACGGAACTGAACACCATGCAACATGATCTGCTTGAGCTGCGTACGGAATTGAAAGAAACCATAGAAACCCTGACGtgggataaatttttctacaaagaACAGTTTGAATTGGCTCAAGCTTCggaaagtaaaataaagagTGACTTGTtggaagttgaaaataatctcAAGTTTAAGACAGAGGAACTCATAGAATACAAGGGTAAAATGCAGACAAACGAGAAAATTATCACCGAgctaaaaaaggaaaattcaaGGATGATTGAAGAGTTTGATGAGAAATTAAAGACACAGCTCAAGAAGATTGATGTTACCTTGCAGGAAAAAGCTCAAGAGTTGAAAAACTTGaaggaaattattttcgagaaaGATATTACCATTGAAACACTTGGGACTCGTAACATTgagatagaaaatgaaaacaaacagTTGTACGAGTACAAAACTAGGTTTGAAACTTGCAGAGAAGAACTATCCAACTGTCAGATCGAAGTTCAAAGATTAACCGAAGGATTAAACAACAGAGATTTGCTTATAAGAAGACTGGAAGATATGGCGAGACGATCAAGCCTCTCGGGTGCTTCTTCGCCCAGTGAAAATAAAGACCAAGAAATTCATCATCTGCAAGAGCACCTTAAGGAAAAAGATAAAGTTATCAGACAGATGAGTGACGACAGTAAAAGTTTACAAAGAGCTTTGGAAACAATACAGAATAAAATGAAGGAGTCCGGAAATGTTGTTGAattaagaaagaaattgaaagatgaaagaaaaatgaatatggAACTAAAGGAGGTGGTTGTAAAACTACAGGAAGAACTCGAACATTTTAGAATTGCCTCACATC AAGCATCTGAAGACGAGGGCGATATAGAGGACATGGTCCAAAGAGAATTACAGGTGTCTGCTCGGCTAGACAAACAAATAATGAGCGCTATTGAGAGTGAGACAGAAGAGAGTGGTGGAACCAAAAGGCGAATTGAAAGACACGCTTGCAACTCCTTGGATATAGAGCCGGTTGATCAGGCTAAGCAAGAAAAAATCGCTCAAAAATATAACGACGTCCGTTTAAAACTTAAACAAGCCAACAAATCAAACGAGGAACTAACTAAGTTGAAAGACGATTTAGAAATCGTGGTTGATATGCTTAAATCCCAAGTTACAGAGTATGAAAATCgtattttacaaataaa ATCTGACTTGGAAGAAGAGTCTGGAACAGTAACAAGACTGAACGAAGAACTtgcgaaagaaaaagacaTGAGTCGACATTTGAGAATACGATACGAAAGAGAACAAACTGCTAATCACCAGGCTCAGAAGCACGATTCGGAATTGATCACG ACGTTAAGAATGAAGATAGAGGCGTCACTGGATGCAGAAGAAAAATTACGCTCGCAGTTATCGGATATCAGACGTGATCATAAGAGAATAGAAACGGAATTGAATACTgtgaaagaaaagttgaagaatCAGAAGGTGGCTGACACAGTTGGTCTCAAGGAGCAGTACCTTCAAGAAATGATTGAAGCAGAGCAGAAAAAATACGTCACTGTTGCCGAAAAgtgtgaaaaagaagaaaggaagaacGTGGAACTGGCCGACAGTATACGAAGAATAGTAAATGAGAAAAGTAAATATGAAAGGGAACTCGAAATGCTGAATGATGATAGAGAAAAGTTGGCTAGTAAACTCGCTTTGGTCGAGGGAATCAAAGAACATCTTGAAACAGACTTGAAAAGGACTAGAGATGAGTTGAGAGCAAGAGAAGGGGAATGTGAGTGGCTACAGAAGAGAATCGATACAATCACTGAAGCTGAAGCAAAGAGACAGCAACAAAGAACTGACGAACACAACGAATTGAAGAGCCTCAGGCGAGAAGTTGCCAATGCGCGAGAAGTTATG gTCGATCTGGAAGCGGACATGTCTCATTTGAAGAAACAATTGGCCAAGTCACACGAAAAACAAGAGCAATACATTCAATGCATTGAAACACAGCGAGTCACTTTAGCTGATTTAATGAAAAAGTTAACTTCAGCacaagatgaagaaaaaagactGAAAGATGTAATTAATGATATGCAAAATGACCTGCAAATGAGTGTAAAAAGAGAACTAGAGCTTACCAGTGAATTACAGAGGGAGAGACTTTGTGGCGAGAAAAACGTGCCGgttaaatttgtacaaaagaTTCAG GATTTGAACGAGAGTCTGCAGAAGCATTTGAACGAGAAAAGTATCCTCCATGACAAACTAGCAAGAGCTCGAGAAGACAAAGAGCAGCTATTAGCTCGAGTAAGAATTTTGGAACAGAATCAATCGACGAATACCGCAGGTGCCATGAGCGGAGAAATGGTGGAAAAG cTTCAACACTTTTACGGAAAATTCCTACGAACTGATAGCCGTCGAAAAGCGTTGGCTTACCAAAAGCGTTATCTGCTCTGCGTAGTGGGCGGATATCAGCTTTCGGAAGAAAATACTCTCTCCGTTCTCGCTCAGCTGACGTTAGTACAGCGGGAGCACACCACAAATCGTAACAATAAGAAATCACCAAGGGTGAGATTCAGATGCGCAGCCCTGGCGATAATCAGTATCCGCAG